One part of the Halobacteriovorax sp. GB3 genome encodes these proteins:
- a CDS encoding preprotein translocase subunit SecE, whose protein sequence is MSIVRAEDKKKWINAFVAIMGILTGYITIAFVSKMGEWFDLEAKVPNFLAVTQGAGIVVGLIVFMGVIKNVKASVHMGEVYDELVKVNWADKDAVVKITVGLVIGLSIVSSVFVLVDFTFRKVLNLIF, encoded by the coding sequence ATGTCTATTGTAAGAGCAGAAGACAAAAAGAAATGGATTAATGCGTTTGTTGCAATTATGGGTATCCTTACAGGATATATTACGATTGCATTTGTTTCAAAAATGGGTGAATGGTTTGACCTAGAAGCGAAAGTTCCAAACTTTCTAGCAGTTACTCAAGGTGCTGGTATCGTAGTTGGTCTAATCGTATTCATGGGCGTCATTAAAAACGTAAAAGCTTCAGTTCACATGGGTGAAGTTTATGATGAATTAGTAAAAGTTAACTGGGCAGACAAAGACGCTGTCGTAAAAATTACAGTAGGCCTTGTTATTGGATTATCAATTGTAAGTAGTGTTTTCGTACTAGTTGATTTTACATTTAGAAAAGTGCTAAATCTCATCTTCTAA
- the nusG gene encoding transcription termination/antitermination protein NusG: MSNEEVKNEENSEVTEKTVEQTAETTEESTEDASENKDDGFKWYIAKTLTGQENKVEKTLKERVVNYKMSEYFQDILVPEEKVVTHAGGKKRTIRRKLFPGYVLIKMVMNDNTWHLVKDTDKITGFVGGTPDKPAPISDEEAAFMTNQAEEGFKKPKTSVNFAEGETVKVIEGPFASFVGTVEAINDKGKIRVNVSIFGRPTPVELDFTQVEKVS, translated from the coding sequence ATGAGCAATGAAGAAGTAAAAAACGAAGAAAATTCGGAAGTAACTGAAAAAACTGTAGAGCAAACTGCTGAAACTACAGAAGAATCAACTGAGGATGCATCAGAAAATAAAGATGATGGATTTAAGTGGTACATCGCTAAGACTCTTACTGGACAAGAGAATAAAGTAGAGAAGACTCTTAAAGAAAGAGTTGTTAACTACAAAATGAGCGAGTACTTCCAAGATATTCTCGTTCCTGAAGAAAAAGTAGTTACACACGCTGGTGGTAAAAAAAGAACAATCAGACGTAAACTTTTTCCAGGCTACGTCTTGATTAAGATGGTGATGAATGATAATACATGGCACCTTGTTAAAGATACGGATAAAATTACTGGATTTGTAGGTGGTACACCAGACAAACCAGCGCCGATCTCTGACGAAGAAGCTGCTTTCATGACGAATCAAGCTGAAGAAGGATTCAAGAAACCTAAAACAAGTGTTAACTTTGCTGAAGGTGAGACTGTAAAGGTTATCGAAGGACCATTCGCTTCATTTGTTGGAACAGTAGAAGCTATTAATGATAAAGGTAAAATTAGAGTAAACGTCTCAATCTTTGGTAGACCAACGCCAGTTGAGCTCGACTTTACTCAAGTTGAAAAAGTTTCTTAA
- the rplK gene encoding 50S ribosomal protein L11 translates to MAKKITGFIKLQIPGGKANPSPPVGPALGQKGVNIMEFCKAFNAKTQKDAGVTLPTIITVYSDRSFTFVTKTPPASYLLTTKLKLKRGAQKTGTEVVGKVSKQVVEEIVEAKRPDLTAASQEAAERTIEGSMRSMGLQKDY, encoded by the coding sequence ATGGCAAAGAAAATTACTGGGTTCATTAAGCTACAGATCCCTGGCGGTAAAGCTAACCCTTCACCACCAGTTGGTCCGGCTCTTGGACAGAAAGGTGTAAACATCATGGAATTCTGTAAAGCCTTCAATGCGAAGACTCAGAAGGACGCAGGTGTAACACTTCCTACAATCATTACGGTTTATTCTGACCGTTCGTTTACTTTCGTAACGAAGACGCCACCGGCATCTTACCTTCTTACTACGAAACTAAAACTAAAGCGTGGAGCTCAAAAAACAGGTACAGAAGTAGTTGGAAAAGTTTCTAAGCAAGTAGTTGAAGAAATCGTAGAAGCAAAAAGACCAGACCTCACAGCAGCATCACAAGAAGCAGCTGAAAGAACAATCGAAGGTTCAATGAGATCTATGGGTCTTCAGAAGGATTATTAA
- the rplA gene encoding 50S ribosomal protein L1: MARSKSKKLVEALTKVDKDKLYSIEEAIKLIKEVKFANFDETVDLAFRLGVDPRHADQMIRGAIALPAGTGKSVRVCVITSGDKLKAAEEAGADFVGGDDIVAKIAGGWLDFDRVIASPDMMGKLGRIGRVLGPRGLMPNPKLGTVTPDVAKAVAEQKAGKVEYRTEKNGIIHVPIGKSSFDEAKLRENFNAILAAIVKAKPASAKGTYMKSLTISTTMGPGVKIDTIEATAVAAK, translated from the coding sequence ATGGCAAGAAGTAAATCTAAGAAGCTTGTAGAAGCTCTTACAAAAGTAGACAAAGATAAACTATATTCAATTGAAGAAGCAATTAAACTTATCAAAGAAGTTAAGTTTGCAAATTTTGACGAAACAGTTGATCTAGCATTCAGACTTGGTGTAGATCCAAGACACGCTGATCAAATGATTCGTGGAGCGATCGCTCTTCCGGCTGGTACAGGTAAATCAGTAAGAGTTTGTGTTATCACTTCAGGTGATAAGCTAAAAGCTGCTGAAGAAGCTGGTGCTGACTTCGTAGGTGGAGATGACATCGTTGCTAAAATTGCAGGTGGATGGCTAGATTTCGATAGAGTAATCGCTTCTCCAGATATGATGGGAAAACTTGGTCGTATCGGTAGAGTACTAGGACCAAGAGGTCTTATGCCTAACCCAAAACTTGGAACTGTAACTCCAGATGTTGCTAAAGCTGTTGCTGAGCAAAAAGCTGGTAAAGTTGAATACAGAACTGAGAAAAATGGTATTATCCACGTTCCAATTGGAAAATCATCTTTTGATGAAGCTAAGCTTAGAGAAAACTTTAACGCAATCCTAGCTGCGATCGTTAAAGCTAAGCCAGCGAGTGCTAAAGGGACTTACATGAAGTCACTGACAATCAGCACAACTATGGGACCTGGTGTAAAAATTGACACAATTGAAGCAACTGCTGTTGCTGCAAAATAA